TCTAACACACATAGAACATATCGGGATTGCTGTTGAAAACATGGAAGCAGCAATCGCTTATTATGAAAATATACTGGGTTTGAAATGCTACAAAATTGAAGAAGTGGCAGATCAAAAAGTAAAAACCGCCTTTTTCCAGATAGGGCAGACCAAAATAGAACTCCTCGAATCAACCGCACCCGACGGACCCGTCGCCAAGTTCATAGAAAAAAAAGGACCCGGAATTCATCACATCGCTTTTGCAGCCAAAGGATTGCAGGAGTCGCTGGATGATGCTGCGGCTAAAGGAGTTTCACTAATTGATAAACAACCAAGAAAAGGTGCCGAGGGATTGAATATCGCTTTTCTGCACCCAAAATCAACTCTGGGCGTTCTCACTGAACTGTGCGAACATCCGGAAAATTAATTTCGGTTTCCGAGGTATACATATATGGAACAAAAAATAAAAGAATTGATGGATCTCCGCAAACAAGCCCGTATGGGTGGCGGTGAAAAAAGAATAGAAGCACAGCATAAAAAAGGTAAAATGACGGCGAGGGAGAGGATTGACCTTCTTCTCGATCCCGGGAGTTTCGAAGAGTTTGACATGTTTGTATCGCACCGTTGCATCGATTTCGGTCTCGATCAGCAACAATACCTCTCTGATGGTGTTGTTACCGGTTATGGCACGATCGATGGAAGACTTGTATATATCTTTTCGCAGGATTTTACCGTTTTTGGCGGTTCATTGTCAGAAATGTATGCTGAAAAGATTTGCAAGGTAATGGATAAAGCCCTGAAAGTTGGCGCTCCTGTAATCGGTATCAACGATTCAGGTGGTGCCCGTATTCAGGAAGGTGTTAAATCACTCGGTGGCTATGCCGAAATATTTGAGAGAAACATTCTCGCTTCCGGTGTAATTCCACAAATCTCAGCAATATTCGGACCTTGTGCAGGAGGAGCAGTTTATTCACCGGCTCTAACTGATTTTATCCTTATGTCCAGAGATACCAGTTACATGTTCGTCACCGGACCAAAGGTTGTAAAAACCGTAACAGGTGAAGATGTAACAGATGAAGAGCTTGGTGGTGCTTATGTTCATGGTTCCAAATCGGGTGTTTCCCACTTCATCGCTGAAGATGAGGAAGAAGGAATACTTCTCATAAGAAAACTTTTAAGTTTCCTTCCACAGAACAATCTTGAAGATCCCCCGCTGGCACACTGTGATGATCCCATTGACAGACTGGAAGACCAGCTCAACTCAATAATTCCTGATAATCCGTCAGTCCCTTACGATGTAAGAGATGTAATT
The nucleotide sequence above comes from Ignavibacteria bacterium. Encoded proteins:
- the mce gene encoding methylmalonyl-CoA epimerase is translated as MNLTHIEHIGIAVENMEAAIAYYENILGLKCYKIEEVADQKVKTAFFQIGQTKIELLESTAPDGPVAKFIEKKGPGIHHIAFAAKGLQESLDDAAAKGVSLIDKQPRKGAEGLNIAFLHPKSTLGVLTELCEHPEN
- a CDS encoding acyl-CoA carboxylase subunit beta, with translation MEQKIKELMDLRKQARMGGGEKRIEAQHKKGKMTARERIDLLLDPGSFEEFDMFVSHRCIDFGLDQQQYLSDGVVTGYGTIDGRLVYIFSQDFTVFGGSLSEMYAEKICKVMDKALKVGAPVIGINDSGGARIQEGVKSLGGYAEIFERNILASGVIPQISAIFGPCAGGAVYSPALTDFILMSRDTSYMFVTGPKVVKTVTGEDVTDEELGGAYVHGSKSGVSHFIAEDEEEGILLIRKLLSFLPQNNLEDPPLAHCDDPIDRLEDQLNSIIPDNPSVPYDVRDVIHAVVDYNEFVEVQRHYAPNIVIGFARFNGMPVGIVANQPNYIAGVLDINSSRKAARFVRFCDAFNIPVVTFVDVPGFLPGTAQEYGGIIIHGAKLLFAYGEATVPKVTIVLRKAYGGAYDVMGSKHLRGDINYAWPTAEIAVMGPKGAIEILHNKEISAITDDKERVEFIKHKEEEYKNKFASPYVAAKYGYLDDVIEPRNTRFRVIRALQSLATKKDTLPPKKHANIPL